A stretch of the Myxococcus guangdongensis genome encodes the following:
- a CDS encoding caspase family protein, whose amino-acid sequence MNKLGVLLGVAALFAARDASADALVRRALVIAHNGSDDPSLPALRFADDDGVLWAETLQRLGVETTLLVDPDAATRAGGRPVLAGARPPTPEEVKREVARLRAASLADDEAGRTTDVLVVYVGHGNTDEAGRAYFTLAGGRLDKSSLYADVVDPLAADYVHLIVDACRASGVVGSRGGQTEAAVLAELRGMLAREQLATRPTVGAVFAESDDGETHEWSRIRAGVFSHVARSGLLGAADINGDGQVEYSELGAFVSASLQGVKGLPARLSIHAFAPTGEPRRPLVGGAPAGPSLVLSSTFGQARVSVEDAEGRRLADVRRAEDQYVMLRLPERDVYWLRTPTSEARITLAELSQGVLDLKPRELQERGPAEEALRRGLFAVPLDKNFYDQYVAAAGLVPVDFSRAFPPAEGGGLVPRSLVMAAPHPFFSGLEVGLVGQQAPLGLDAYATGPSLSWRSQGSSNFYYGGRASYTVMPKRFENVRTHRATVMALVGTRDVRRTPLFIEAGVGWGALGVSSPNKRMGDLSVSTSHLAAGAAGRLLGMNLRLAATASADRVTLDGDDAWDTMFGLELAFRR is encoded by the coding sequence ATGAACAAGCTGGGAGTGCTCCTCGGGGTCGCCGCGCTCTTCGCAGCGCGCGACGCCTCGGCGGATGCCCTGGTCCGCCGCGCCCTCGTGATTGCCCACAACGGGAGCGATGACCCGTCGCTGCCCGCGCTGCGCTTCGCCGATGACGACGGCGTGCTGTGGGCGGAGACGCTGCAACGGCTGGGCGTGGAGACGACGCTGCTGGTGGACCCGGACGCGGCGACGCGCGCGGGGGGACGGCCCGTGCTCGCGGGCGCGCGTCCGCCCACGCCCGAGGAGGTGAAGCGCGAGGTGGCCCGGCTGCGCGCCGCCAGCCTCGCCGACGACGAGGCGGGCCGCACCACGGACGTGCTCGTGGTGTACGTGGGCCACGGCAACACGGACGAGGCGGGCCGCGCCTACTTCACGCTGGCCGGAGGCCGGCTGGACAAGTCGAGCCTCTACGCGGACGTGGTGGACCCGCTCGCCGCCGACTACGTGCACCTCATCGTGGACGCGTGCCGCGCCTCGGGCGTCGTCGGCAGCCGCGGCGGCCAGACGGAGGCGGCGGTGCTGGCGGAGCTGCGCGGCATGCTCGCGCGCGAGCAGCTGGCCACGCGCCCCACGGTGGGCGCCGTGTTCGCGGAGAGCGACGACGGCGAGACGCACGAGTGGTCGCGCATCCGCGCCGGCGTCTTCAGCCACGTGGCGCGCTCGGGCCTGCTGGGCGCGGCCGACATCAACGGTGACGGCCAGGTGGAGTACAGCGAGCTGGGCGCCTTCGTGTCCGCGTCGCTGCAGGGCGTGAAGGGCCTGCCCGCGCGCCTGAGCATCCACGCCTTCGCGCCCACCGGCGAGCCGCGCCGTCCGCTCGTCGGAGGCGCGCCCGCGGGACCCAGCCTGGTGTTGAGCTCCACCTTCGGACAGGCGCGTGTGTCCGTGGAGGACGCGGAGGGCCGGCGGCTGGCGGACGTGCGGCGCGCGGAGGACCAGTACGTGATGCTGCGGCTGCCCGAGCGCGACGTGTACTGGCTGCGCACGCCCACCAGCGAGGCGCGCATCACCCTGGCGGAGCTGAGCCAGGGGGTGCTGGACCTGAAGCCGCGCGAGCTGCAGGAGCGTGGCCCCGCCGAGGAGGCCCTGCGCCGGGGCCTGTTCGCGGTGCCGCTCGACAAGAACTTCTATGACCAGTACGTGGCCGCCGCGGGCCTGGTGCCCGTGGACTTCTCCCGGGCCTTCCCGCCCGCCGAGGGTGGCGGCCTCGTGCCCCGCTCGCTCGTGATGGCGGCCCCACACCCGTTCTTCTCCGGCCTGGAGGTGGGGCTGGTGGGCCAGCAGGCGCCGCTGGGCCTGGATGCGTACGCCACCGGCCCCAGCCTGTCGTGGCGCAGCCAGGGCTCGTCGAACTTCTATTACGGCGGGCGCGCCAGCTACACGGTGATGCCCAAGCGCTTCGAGAACGTGCGCACGCACCGCGCCACGGTGATGGCCCTGGTGGGCACGCGGGACGTGCGGCGCACCCCGCTGTTCATCGAGGCCGGGGTCGGCTGGGGCGCGCTGGGCGTGTCGTCGCCGAACAAGCGCATGGGGGACCTCTCGGTCTCCACGAGCCACCTCGCGGCGGGGGCGGCGGGACGCCTTTTGGGCATGAACCTGCGGCTGGCCGCCACGGCCTCCGCGGACCGCGTCACGCTGGATGGCGACGACGC
- a CDS encoding RNA polymerase sigma factor, with amino-acid sequence MLPGNERSVLESFRRGDTTVLTQVYRAYSPEVLRYLSRRFAVGMEGGGSRTVSLSALDLDAAHQETFVRAFRPNMRQAYDGVRPYLGFLLTVARSTAIDLMRASGRVSREAVSMDDAPELGQLPNEGRSPEEEALGTEVRTLVRRFLESQPEEVRALAQLRFVDGLSQESAAEQLKLTRGEVRVRERRLRTQFMEYLKTSGWLETAAEPGRLELGVLLATLALCALGSIPS; translated from the coding sequence GTGCTGCCAGGGAATGAACGCTCCGTCCTGGAGTCCTTCCGCCGTGGGGACACCACCGTCCTCACCCAGGTGTACCGCGCCTATTCGCCGGAGGTGCTGCGCTACCTCTCGCGACGCTTCGCGGTGGGCATGGAGGGAGGCGGCAGCCGCACCGTCTCCTTGTCCGCGCTGGACCTGGACGCGGCCCACCAGGAGACGTTCGTGCGCGCGTTCCGCCCCAACATGCGACAGGCCTACGACGGGGTCCGCCCCTACCTGGGCTTCCTGCTGACGGTGGCGCGCTCCACGGCCATCGACCTGATGCGCGCGTCGGGGCGCGTGTCGCGAGAGGCAGTGTCCATGGACGACGCGCCGGAGCTCGGTCAGCTCCCCAACGAGGGGCGGAGTCCCGAGGAGGAGGCGCTGGGCACCGAGGTGCGCACGCTGGTGCGCCGCTTCCTGGAGTCCCAGCCCGAGGAGGTCCGCGCGCTCGCCCAGCTGCGCTTCGTCGACGGGCTGTCCCAGGAGAGCGCCGCCGAACAGCTGAAGCTCACCCGCGGCGAGGTCCGGGTGCGCGAGCGGCGACTGCGCACGCAGTTCATGGAGTACCTGAAGACCTCCGGCTGGTTGGAGACGGCGGCGGAGCCCGGGCGCCTGGAGCTGGGAGTGCTCCTGGCGACCCTCGCCCTGTGCGCCCTCGGGAGCATCCCATCATGA
- a CDS encoding ADP-ribosylation/crystallin J1: MLETLTLYRPVGLKEAQLVWELDRRGFPPRLPDQPFFYPVMSADYARQIARDWNAPDAGSGHVGFVTAFDVDAPWLARYPVRTVGARLHQELWVPAEELAAFNDHIVGPVRFLECWFGPDYQGPAIPWVPAEHQHVVTRPAP, encoded by the coding sequence ATGCTGGAGACGCTCACGCTGTACCGCCCGGTGGGGCTGAAGGAGGCGCAGCTCGTCTGGGAGCTCGACCGCCGAGGCTTCCCTCCCCGCCTGCCGGACCAGCCCTTCTTCTATCCCGTGATGAGCGCGGACTATGCCCGGCAGATTGCCCGGGACTGGAACGCGCCGGACGCGGGCAGCGGCCACGTGGGCTTCGTCACCGCCTTCGACGTGGACGCGCCCTGGCTCGCCCGCTACCCCGTCCGCACCGTGGGCGCACGGCTCCACCAGGAGCTGTGGGTCCCCGCCGAGGAGCTCGCGGCGTTCAACGACCACATCGTGGGGCCCGTCCGCTTCCTCGAGTGCTGGTTCGGCCCGGACTACCAGGGCCCCGCCATCCCCTGGGTCCCCGCCGAACACCAGCACGTCGTCACCCGCCCGGCGCCCTGA
- a CDS encoding polymorphic toxin type 50 domain-containing protein, with protein sequence MSLPPLSARRPAAPVTSREETPREEPRAEPTAPTRAPGAQPPAEFRGVSSFDPAPSGVGERRQVAQAVTGTTSDAPTGAPSAGSTWYQRAGTWAADTARGYATGAANLVLDSASLVNAGVNQGLGAAGIDFRFRTDLAIQPRSQAEAAAQNAVSLSSMLLGGVGAARAVAGSIAPRVGGAVAAAGVEGVAAPAAARVLLEEAKQGKHIVGHQNYIPGRSPFTHSNPQGLLDRFSGQGQPVGNVARGQPGFRERVDFGEVIGQVNGQPTTRGIIHYSREGAHIVPANP encoded by the coding sequence ATGTCCCTCCCTCCCTTGTCAGCGCGCCGTCCCGCCGCACCCGTCACCTCGAGAGAGGAGACACCCCGAGAGGAGCCCCGGGCGGAGCCCACCGCGCCGACGCGTGCGCCTGGGGCACAACCTCCCGCGGAGTTTCGCGGCGTCTCCAGCTTCGACCCCGCACCGAGCGGCGTGGGGGAGCGGCGACAGGTCGCGCAGGCGGTGACGGGCACCACGTCGGATGCTCCCACCGGGGCGCCGAGCGCGGGCTCCACCTGGTATCAGCGCGCCGGCACCTGGGCGGCGGACACGGCCCGGGGCTACGCCACGGGCGCCGCGAACCTCGTGCTGGACTCAGCGAGCCTGGTGAACGCCGGCGTCAACCAGGGCCTGGGGGCCGCTGGCATCGACTTCCGCTTCCGCACCGACCTGGCCATCCAGCCCCGCTCGCAGGCGGAGGCCGCCGCGCAGAACGCCGTGAGCCTCTCCTCGATGCTGCTGGGAGGCGTCGGGGCGGCCCGCGCCGTGGCGGGGTCCATCGCCCCGCGCGTGGGTGGCGCCGTGGCGGCCGCGGGCGTCGAGGGTGTGGCCGCGCCCGCCGCGGCGAGGGTGCTGCTGGAGGAGGCCAAGCAGGGCAAGCACATCGTCGGGCACCAGAACTACATCCCGGGCCGCAGCCCCTTCACGCACTCCAATCCGCAGGGCCTGCTGGACCGCTTCTCCGGCCAGGGACAGCCCGTGGGCAACGTCGCGCGGGGTCAGCCGGGCTTCCGGGAGCGGGTGGACTTCGGCGAGGTCATCGGTCAGGTCAACGGCCAGCCGACGACGCGCGGAATCATCCACTACTCGCGTGAGGGCGCGCATATCGTCCCCGCCAATCCATGA
- a CDS encoding lamin tail domain-containing protein: MSIQRAVGMLLLLTFMSACSGGDDPNPGSGPKLPNISALTDTTVGAAYDTRITATGGVAPLRYALKSEPPPGFSFYSTDGRLTGPASVAGDYTLAVSVVDVEKGEDSRPYTLKVWPAPVIADMVLATGVAGSGYTLSIGVTGGRPPVTFSVTEGAPPEGLSLSQDGELTGIPRLAGTTSFSVKVVDASGVSAQARYSVEVKPGTGTPDGGGSDGGTDGGPTTSFPLAVANWNIEWFGHTGMGPSDEALQLANVRTVIAGAGVDVWGLAEVVDAAHFEQLKAQLPEYEGFLASDSLVSSGSFYYDADEQKVGILYKKGLVQVREARIVLGSSDYYFAGRPPLRVDLRVTRSGTNVDLSILMLHMKATSNGTESSDYERRLEAGQLLKSYLDSNLPTQRVMVVGDWNDDVDVSTVGNRETPYRNFVDDAANYRFVTMDMSLSGIGSTVSRNTFIDHQLVSNEMLASYVPGSAAVLRPNITRYGTTTSDHYPIISRYNFGQTTARTLRVTAPNGGEVLAAGSTFNITWASSGVQNVRLQYSLDNGVVWSDVAASVAAASGSFAWTVPSESSSTARVRINDAADTTLADVSDGPFTLNRPVPTLFINEYLPQPLPPSGSNTPDYDKMFVEVRNTGASAVNLGGYSLHDAESRRGDKPARHVFASGTMLQPGAVYTVYSGASAVPSGTPNTAASNGGEGLRFNRGKNEGSTGDSVYLVRPDGSEQDHSTYDDTFLGVSYNRNPDGSGAGEWVRHDSLSSSLASPGRRVDGSAF, translated from the coding sequence ATGTCCATCCAACGCGCCGTCGGGATGCTGCTGCTCCTGACCTTCATGAGCGCCTGCTCCGGCGGGGACGACCCGAACCCCGGCAGCGGCCCGAAGCTGCCCAACATCTCCGCGCTGACCGACACCACGGTGGGGGCGGCCTATGACACGCGCATCACCGCGACCGGCGGCGTCGCGCCCCTGCGCTACGCGCTGAAGTCGGAGCCGCCCCCGGGCTTCTCGTTCTATTCGACGGACGGGCGGCTGACGGGCCCGGCGAGCGTCGCGGGCGACTACACGCTCGCGGTCAGTGTGGTGGACGTGGAGAAGGGCGAGGACTCGCGGCCGTACACCCTCAAGGTGTGGCCCGCGCCGGTGATCGCCGACATGGTGCTCGCGACGGGTGTCGCGGGCAGTGGCTACACGCTCTCCATCGGCGTCACGGGTGGGCGTCCCCCGGTGACGTTCTCCGTGACGGAGGGCGCGCCGCCCGAGGGCTTGTCGCTGTCACAGGACGGTGAGCTGACGGGCATCCCGCGGCTCGCGGGCACGACCAGCTTCTCGGTGAAGGTGGTGGACGCCAGCGGCGTGAGCGCACAGGCGCGCTACTCGGTTGAGGTGAAGCCGGGCACGGGCACGCCGGATGGTGGCGGGTCAGACGGTGGGACGGATGGCGGCCCCACGACGAGCTTCCCGCTGGCGGTGGCCAACTGGAACATCGAGTGGTTCGGACACACGGGCATGGGCCCGTCGGACGAGGCGCTCCAGTTGGCCAACGTGAGGACGGTGATTGCCGGCGCGGGCGTGGACGTCTGGGGGCTGGCGGAGGTGGTCGACGCGGCGCACTTCGAGCAGCTCAAGGCCCAGCTGCCCGAGTACGAGGGCTTCCTGGCCAGCGACTCGCTCGTGTCATCCGGTTCCTTCTATTACGACGCGGACGAGCAGAAGGTGGGCATCCTCTACAAGAAGGGCCTGGTGCAGGTGCGCGAGGCGCGCATCGTCCTGGGCTCGAGCGACTACTACTTCGCCGGCCGGCCGCCGCTGCGGGTGGATTTGCGCGTCACCCGCTCCGGCACCAACGTGGACTTGTCGATACTGATGCTGCACATGAAGGCCACCAGCAACGGCACCGAGTCGTCGGACTACGAGCGGCGGCTGGAGGCGGGGCAGCTGCTCAAGAGCTACCTGGACAGCAACCTCCCCACGCAGCGGGTGATGGTGGTGGGCGACTGGAACGACGACGTGGACGTCTCCACCGTCGGCAACCGCGAGACGCCCTACCGCAACTTCGTGGACGACGCGGCCAACTACCGCTTCGTCACCATGGACATGTCCTTGTCCGGCATCGGCTCCACGGTGAGCCGCAACACGTTCATCGACCACCAGCTGGTCAGCAACGAGATGCTGGCGTCCTACGTCCCGGGGTCCGCCGCGGTGCTGCGCCCGAACATCACCCGCTATGGCACCACCACGTCCGACCACTACCCCATCATCAGTCGCTACAACTTCGGGCAGACGACGGCGCGCACGCTGAGGGTCACCGCGCCCAATGGGGGCGAGGTGCTCGCCGCGGGCAGCACGTTCAACATCACCTGGGCGTCCTCCGGCGTGCAGAACGTGCGGCTGCAGTACTCGCTCGACAACGGCGTGGTGTGGAGCGACGTCGCCGCCTCCGTGGCCGCGGCCTCGGGCAGCTTCGCGTGGACGGTGCCCTCGGAGAGCTCCTCCACCGCGCGGGTGCGCATCAACGACGCGGCGGACACCACCCTGGCGGACGTCAGCGACGGCCCCTTCACGCTCAACCGGCCCGTGCCCACGCTGTTCATCAACGAGTACCTGCCTCAACCCCTGCCGCCGAGTGGGAGCAACACCCCGGACTACGACAAGATGTTCGTGGAGGTGCGCAACACCGGCGCCTCCGCGGTGAACCTGGGCGGCTACTCGCTGCACGACGCCGAGTCCCGGCGCGGCGACAAGCCCGCGCGCCACGTCTTCGCCTCGGGGACGATGCTGCAGCCGGGCGCCGTCTACACCGTGTACTCGGGCGCGTCGGCCGTCCCCTCGGGCACGCCCAACACCGCCGCGTCCAACGGGGGTGAGGGGCTGCGCTTCAACCGCGGCAAGAACGAGGGGAGCACGGGCGACTCCGTCTACCTGGTCCGCCCGGACGGCTCCGAGCAGGACCACTCCACCTACGACGACACCTTCCTGGGCGTCTCCTACAACCGCAACCCGGACGGCTCGGGCGCGGGCGAGTGGGTGCGCCACGATTCACTGTCCTCCTCGCTCGCCTCCCCGGGCCGGCGCGTGGACGGCTCGGCCTTCTGA
- a CDS encoding transcriptional regulator, with the protein MAEKWDKHLMEFLKRTGDELKRTTDDLRGEAQRLLKEVKDPDKQAKVKEGLVQLRTWAASTTKVAAEKIETAVRQVEGAVERAFRPEEGEEGAPGAAKSEAAEAPQAPRPKAEPKAAKKAPGTKSIGRKKASGRPAAKKAAPTSKKTVGRAKKPTAGA; encoded by the coding sequence ATGGCCGAGAAGTGGGACAAGCACCTGATGGAGTTCCTCAAGCGCACCGGCGACGAGCTCAAGCGCACCACCGACGACCTGCGCGGCGAGGCCCAGCGGCTCCTCAAGGAAGTGAAGGACCCGGACAAGCAGGCCAAGGTGAAGGAGGGCCTGGTGCAGCTGCGCACCTGGGCCGCCAGCACCACCAAGGTCGCCGCGGAGAAGATCGAGACCGCCGTGCGCCAGGTCGAGGGCGCCGTGGAGCGCGCCTTCCGTCCCGAGGAGGGCGAGGAGGGCGCGCCGGGCGCCGCGAAGTCCGAGGCCGCCGAGGCCCCCCAGGCTCCGCGCCCCAAGGCCGAGCCGAAGGCCGCGAAGAAGGCCCCGGGCACCAAGTCCATCGGCCGCAAGAAGGCCAGCGGGCGTCCGGCCGCCAAGAAGGCCGCCCCGACTTCCAAGAAGACAGTGGGCCGCGCCAAGAAGCCCACCGCCGGAGCGTGA
- the grpE gene encoding nucleotide exchange factor GrpE: MRAVAGSSEKDSIQAEIGQDVIDAAVRSVERRMEDEEVTVIEVEAPQAAASEDAAASIAPEDSVPPQDSPAPSATAEEVAQLRQEVESLKAQVEFSQAKGRETMERLREAHERAKEAQDRMVRAAADLENYRKRAQKEKEEVQRFGSEKLLKDLLPVMDNLDRALDAATKSPDIESFQKGVAMTRKSFEDALGRHGVKSFSAKGQPFDPRMHEAIQQVETADTPVGHVVYEVVRGFFLNERLVRPAMVVVARAPEVAAAPVVEAAVVEAASSTPAPAEDSPPAEAEPRAEAPEQHTDSTSGGSQ; the protein is encoded by the coding sequence GTGCGCGCCGTGGCCGGCTCCAGTGAAAAGGACAGCATCCAGGCGGAAATCGGGCAGGACGTCATCGACGCGGCGGTCCGCAGCGTCGAGCGTCGCATGGAGGATGAAGAGGTGACCGTCATCGAGGTGGAGGCCCCCCAGGCCGCTGCTTCCGAGGACGCGGCCGCCTCCATCGCCCCCGAGGATTCCGTGCCTCCCCAGGACTCCCCAGCGCCCTCCGCGACCGCGGAAGAGGTCGCCCAGCTGCGTCAGGAGGTGGAGTCTCTCAAGGCGCAGGTCGAGTTCAGTCAGGCCAAGGGCCGCGAGACGATGGAGCGGCTGCGCGAGGCGCACGAGCGCGCCAAGGAAGCGCAGGACCGCATGGTCCGCGCCGCCGCGGACCTGGAGAACTACCGCAAGCGCGCGCAGAAGGAGAAGGAGGAGGTCCAGCGCTTCGGCTCGGAGAAGCTGCTCAAGGACCTGCTCCCGGTGATGGACAACCTGGACCGCGCGCTCGACGCCGCGACCAAGTCGCCCGACATCGAGAGCTTCCAGAAGGGCGTGGCCATGACGCGCAAGTCCTTCGAGGACGCGCTCGGCCGCCACGGCGTGAAGTCCTTCAGCGCCAAGGGCCAGCCGTTCGACCCGCGCATGCACGAGGCCATCCAGCAGGTGGAGACGGCCGACACGCCCGTGGGCCACGTGGTCTACGAGGTGGTGCGCGGCTTCTTCCTCAACGAGCGGCTGGTGCGCCCGGCCATGGTCGTCGTCGCGCGCGCGCCCGAGGTCGCCGCCGCGCCCGTCGTGGAGGCCGCCGTCGTGGAGGCCGCCTCATCCACCCCCGCGCCCGCCGAGGACTCTCCTCCGGCGGAAGCCGAGCCGCGGGCCGAAGCACCCGAGCAGCACACGGACAGCACTTCCGGGGGGAGTCAGTAA
- the dnaK gene encoding molecular chaperone DnaK, producing the protein MGKVIGIDLGTTNSCVAVMEGGEPVVIPNSEGSRTTPSMVGFTDSGERLVGQIGKRQAITNPENTVFAVKRLIGRKFDSPEAKKAIGVSAFKVVASPNGDAWVEIRGKGHSPPEVSAIVLMKMKQTAEDYLGEPVTEAVITVPAYFNDSQRQSTKDAGRIAGLNVLRIINEPTAAALAYGLDKVKDGGTERVAVYDLGGGTFDISILELTAGVFEVKSTNGDTFLGGEDFDQRLIDYLAKRFAEQNNGLDLRRDRMALQRLKEAAERAKHELSSAPETEVNLPFITADASGPKHLTETVDRSTFEALVADLIDRTIEPCKIALKDAGLTAQHINQVLLVGGMTRMPRVQQKVREFFGKEPHKGINPDEVVAVGAAIQGGVLKGEVKDVLLLDVTPLSLGVETAGGVFTKIIDKNTTIPCKKSQVFSTAVDNQPLVSVHVLQGEREMAADNKTLARFELVGIPPAPRGVPQIEVSFDIDANGIVHVSAKDLGTGKVQQVRVVSNSGLSEAEIQAMISDAQSHAADDKKKKELAELRNNADGLIYTTEKSLEEYASLLSEKDREEIKSDLERLKGLLNTSDPVALKEAFQRLEGSAYRIADAIYTGQAS; encoded by the coding sequence ATGGGCAAGGTGATTGGAATCGACCTGGGGACCACCAACTCCTGCGTCGCCGTCATGGAAGGCGGCGAGCCGGTGGTCATCCCCAACAGCGAAGGCAGCCGCACCACGCCGTCCATGGTGGGCTTCACGGACTCCGGTGAGCGGCTGGTGGGCCAGATTGGCAAGCGCCAGGCCATCACCAACCCGGAGAACACCGTGTTCGCCGTGAAGCGGCTCATCGGTCGGAAGTTCGACTCGCCGGAGGCCAAGAAGGCCATCGGCGTGAGCGCCTTCAAGGTGGTCGCGAGCCCCAACGGCGACGCGTGGGTGGAGATTCGCGGCAAGGGCCACAGCCCGCCGGAGGTCTCCGCCATCGTCCTGATGAAGATGAAGCAGACGGCGGAGGACTACCTCGGCGAGCCCGTCACCGAGGCGGTCATCACCGTCCCCGCGTACTTCAACGACAGCCAGCGTCAGTCCACCAAGGACGCCGGCCGCATCGCGGGCCTCAACGTCCTGCGCATCATCAACGAGCCCACCGCCGCGGCGCTCGCGTACGGCCTGGACAAGGTGAAGGACGGCGGCACCGAGCGCGTGGCCGTCTACGACCTGGGCGGCGGCACGTTCGATATCTCCATCCTGGAGCTGACCGCCGGCGTCTTCGAGGTGAAGAGCACCAACGGCGACACGTTCCTGGGCGGCGAGGACTTCGACCAGCGGCTCATCGACTACCTGGCCAAGCGCTTCGCCGAGCAGAACAACGGCCTGGACCTGCGCCGCGACCGCATGGCGCTGCAGCGCCTGAAGGAGGCCGCCGAGCGCGCCAAGCACGAGCTGTCCAGCGCGCCCGAGACGGAGGTGAACCTGCCGTTCATCACCGCGGATGCGTCCGGCCCCAAGCACCTGACGGAGACGGTGGACCGCTCCACCTTCGAGGCGCTGGTCGCCGACCTCATCGACCGCACCATCGAGCCCTGCAAGATTGCCCTCAAGGACGCGGGTTTGACCGCGCAGCACATCAACCAGGTGCTCCTGGTGGGCGGCATGACGCGCATGCCCCGCGTGCAGCAGAAGGTGCGCGAGTTCTTCGGCAAGGAACCGCACAAGGGCATCAACCCGGATGAAGTCGTCGCCGTGGGCGCGGCCATCCAGGGCGGCGTGCTCAAGGGCGAGGTGAAGGACGTCCTCCTGCTGGACGTCACGCCCCTGTCCCTCGGCGTCGAGACGGCCGGCGGCGTCTTCACGAAGATCATCGACAAGAACACCACCATCCCCTGCAAGAAGAGCCAGGTGTTCTCCACGGCGGTGGACAACCAGCCGCTGGTGAGCGTGCACGTGCTCCAGGGCGAGCGCGAGATGGCGGCGGACAACAAGACGCTGGCCCGCTTCGAGCTGGTGGGCATCCCCCCGGCGCCGCGCGGCGTGCCGCAGATTGAGGTGTCGTTCGACATCGACGCCAACGGCATCGTGCACGTCAGCGCCAAGGACCTGGGCACCGGCAAGGTCCAGCAGGTGCGCGTGGTGAGCAACTCCGGCCTGTCGGAGGCGGAAATCCAGGCGATGATTTCCGACGCCCAGTCGCACGCCGCCGACGACAAGAAGAAGAAGGAGCTGGCGGAGCTGCGCAACAACGCGGACGGCCTCATCTACACCACCGAGAAGAGCCTGGAGGAGTACGCCAGCCTCCTGTCGGAGAAGGACCGCGAGGAGATCAAATCGGACCTGGAGCGGCTCAAGGGCCTGCTCAACACCTCCGACCCGGTCGCCCTCAAGGAGGCCTTCCAGCGCCTGGAGGGCAGCGCCTACCGCATCGCCGACGCCATCTACACCGGCCAGGCGAGCTGA
- a CDS encoding serine/threonine-protein kinase, giving the protein MADDILEDCLQRGLTLDAGLDVFLTQCARMVHAPAGFVSLRGTRGPVLTRVLGELGVDVFEAALWRGPRRLPNGRMLFCARLKLGTLELGGMGLAVEGAFPDGGGLVMKLVEAIGEQLDTSVLAFLALTDGQGPLERLDDLAMDDTPVPRGRIGKYEVLTPLGTGGMAQVLVARARGPEGLGRLVALKRILPHLTADPAIVQQFLDEARIGLRLAHPNLVHVYDFGEAQGAYFIAMELVRGVDLDRLLRARRGPLTPEQAVAVVVQALHGLQAAHTLKGEDGKPLHLVHRDLSPHNLMVGFDGRVKILDFGVAKARAQRTMTLPGIVKGKPLYMSPEQARGQRLDARSDLFAMGLILYEALTGKRAFDRGDELRSMQAICDERLTRPDTITQPLWEVLEMALAKSPTARFSDALEMAERLQDALTPVKDAELARLMARHFPDRLRELQQLDRAEAQGRAGGPPPAVEPDIEDADTEPRPRPAPQKKAAR; this is encoded by the coding sequence ATGGCGGATGACATCCTGGAGGACTGCCTCCAGCGCGGCCTGACGCTGGACGCGGGCCTGGACGTCTTCCTCACGCAGTGCGCGCGCATGGTGCATGCGCCCGCGGGCTTCGTGTCCCTGCGCGGCACCCGGGGGCCCGTGCTGACGCGGGTGCTGGGTGAACTGGGCGTGGACGTGTTCGAGGCGGCGCTGTGGCGCGGCCCCCGCCGGCTCCCCAACGGGCGGATGCTGTTCTGCGCCCGGCTGAAGCTGGGCACGCTGGAGCTGGGCGGGATGGGGCTGGCGGTGGAGGGCGCCTTCCCGGACGGCGGCGGGCTGGTGATGAAGCTGGTGGAGGCCATCGGCGAGCAGCTGGACACGTCGGTGCTGGCCTTCCTGGCGCTGACGGACGGGCAGGGCCCCCTGGAGCGGCTGGACGACCTGGCGATGGACGACACGCCGGTGCCGCGCGGGCGCATCGGCAAGTACGAGGTCCTCACCCCCCTGGGCACCGGCGGCATGGCCCAGGTGCTGGTGGCGCGGGCCCGGGGACCGGAGGGGCTGGGCCGGCTGGTGGCCCTCAAGCGCATCCTCCCCCACCTGACGGCGGACCCGGCCATCGTGCAGCAGTTCCTGGACGAGGCGCGCATCGGCCTGCGGCTGGCGCACCCCAACCTGGTGCACGTGTACGACTTCGGCGAGGCGCAGGGGGCGTACTTCATCGCCATGGAGCTGGTGCGGGGCGTGGACCTGGACCGGCTGCTGCGCGCGCGCCGGGGGCCTTTGACGCCCGAGCAGGCGGTGGCGGTGGTGGTGCAGGCGCTGCACGGCCTTCAGGCGGCGCACACGCTGAAGGGCGAGGACGGCAAGCCGCTGCACCTGGTGCACCGGGACTTGTCCCCGCACAACCTGATGGTGGGCTTCGACGGGCGGGTGAAGATCCTCGACTTCGGGGTGGCCAAGGCGCGCGCCCAGCGGACCATGACGCTGCCGGGCATCGTGAAGGGCAAGCCCCTGTACATGTCCCCGGAGCAGGCGCGGGGGCAGCGGCTGGACGCGCGCAGCGACCTGTTCGCGATGGGGCTGATTCTCTACGAGGCGCTCACCGGCAAGCGGGCGTTCGACCGGGGCGACGAGCTGCGCTCCATGCAGGCCATCTGCGACGAGCGGCTGACGCGCCCGGACACCATCACCCAGCCGCTGTGGGAGGTGCTGGAGATGGCCCTGGCCAAGTCGCCCACGGCGCGCTTCTCCGACGCCCTGGAGATGGCGGAGCGGCTGCAGGACGCCCTCACGCCGGTGAAGGACGCGGAGCTGGCGCGGCTGATGGCCCGGCACTTCCCGGACCGGCTGCGCGAGCTGCAGCAGCTGGACCGCGCCGAGGCGCAGGGCCGCGCCGGTGGGCCTCCGCCCGCCGTGGAGCCGGACATCGAGGACGCGGACACCGAGCCTCGGCCCCGTCCCGCGCCCCAGAAGAAGGCCGCGCGCTGA